In the Flagellimonas sp. MMG031 genome, one interval contains:
- a CDS encoding heparan-alpha-glucosaminide N-acetyltransferase domain-containing protein, producing MNKNWMTTDKNRLFFIDAMRAWAILMMLQGHFIDGLLDPIFRDPNNPVYAVWLYFRGITAPVFFTVSGFIFTYLLIRAPQKGMENPRVAKGIRRGLQLLAIGYLLRLNLGGLLKGEIYNSFYLVDVLHCIGLSILGLIGLYLLTAKKKKYVFPLVLVTTTLLLFLFERTYKPWTFAFLPDFLANYFTKANGSVFTIIPWFGYATIGAFIAGLFTRFKHFRYLYPTAISIALLLGYVLIYHSTPAFAALYEVTGFGFLKLLLTNNYLFIRLGNVFVVFAVFMMLRSWMTNKTVLNIGASTLSIYVIHFMILYGSFTGLGLYRFFNRSLSPEVVVPGALLFMMVCTFLALQYHKHEAHIKSQIASGIAFARVQIVEAKEITLPLLKELMVRLHLFLKRVLRTVRS from the coding sequence GTGAACAAAAATTGGATGACAACGGACAAAAACAGATTGTTTTTTATTGATGCCATGCGTGCTTGGGCCATTTTGATGATGCTGCAAGGGCATTTCATCGATGGTCTCTTGGACCCCATTTTTAGGGATCCCAACAATCCGGTTTATGCGGTTTGGCTCTATTTTAGGGGAATTACTGCCCCAGTGTTCTTTACGGTTTCCGGTTTTATTTTTACGTATCTGCTCATCAGAGCTCCCCAAAAAGGAATGGAAAACCCGAGGGTTGCCAAAGGCATTCGTCGTGGTCTGCAATTGCTGGCTATTGGATATCTATTGCGTTTAAACCTTGGCGGATTGCTCAAAGGAGAGATTTATAATTCATTTTATCTGGTGGATGTGCTCCATTGTATCGGGCTTTCCATTTTAGGCCTTATTGGGCTTTACCTGCTCACTGCCAAAAAGAAAAAATACGTTTTTCCATTGGTCTTGGTCACCACGACCCTATTGCTGTTTTTGTTCGAACGGACCTATAAACCATGGACTTTTGCTTTTTTGCCTGATTTTCTCGCCAATTACTTTACAAAAGCCAATGGTTCGGTGTTTACCATTATCCCTTGGTTCGGCTATGCCACCATAGGAGCGTTCATTGCAGGGTTGTTCACTCGCTTCAAGCATTTCAGGTATTTGTATCCCACCGCCATTTCCATTGCCCTTTTGTTAGGCTATGTATTGATTTATCATTCGACCCCTGCATTCGCCGCCCTGTATGAAGTGACCGGATTTGGATTCCTAAAGTTATTGTTGACCAACAATTACCTATTTATACGTTTGGGGAATGTGTTTGTGGTATTTGCCGTATTTATGATGCTGCGTAGTTGGATGACCAACAAAACCGTTTTGAATATCGGCGCAAGCACGTTATCCATTTACGTGATTCACTTTATGATTCTTTACGGAAGTTTTACCGGTTTGGGACTGTACCGATTTTTCAATCGTTCCCTTTCCCCTGAAGTCGTTGTTCCTGGAGCACTATTGTTTATGATGGTCTGCACCTTCTTGGCCTTGCAATACCATAAACACGAAGCGCATATCAAATCACAGATTGCCTCGGGGATTGCTTTTGCCAGAGTGCAAATTGTAGAAGCAAAGGAGATTACACTTCCATTACTGAAAGAGCTGATGGTTCGCCTTCATCTTTTCCTAAAGCGTGTTTTACGTACCGTACGAAGCTAA
- a CDS encoding NAD(P)H-dependent oxidoreductase → MAAILAFAGSNSSTSINFKLVELTTSLVQNHDLQTLNMAEHPFPMFSEDLEREKGYPDALTGLKDQIAQADGIILSVNEHNGNPSAYFKNLLDWLSRLERNFLGGTKVLLMSTSGGKRGAKGSLSVIESMLPRFGAEIVATFSLPSFYDNFSEDGILDEDLKAGHQHALQTFLDSLN, encoded by the coding sequence ATGGCTGCAATTTTGGCATTTGCCGGGAGCAATTCTTCAACTTCCATCAATTTTAAATTGGTAGAACTCACCACATCTTTAGTCCAAAATCATGATTTACAGACCTTAAACATGGCTGAGCACCCTTTTCCGATGTTTAGTGAAGACTTGGAAAGGGAAAAAGGGTATCCTGATGCACTTACCGGATTGAAGGACCAGATTGCTCAAGCCGATGGCATCATTTTATCGGTAAACGAGCATAATGGCAATCCATCCGCCTACTTTAAAAACCTTTTGGATTGGTTGTCCCGATTGGAGCGCAACTTTTTGGGGGGCACCAAGGTACTTTTAATGTCGACTTCTGGCGGAAAGCGAGGGGCAAAGGGTTCGTTGAGTGTGATTGAGAGCATGTTGCCACGCTTTGGGGCCGAGATAGTGGCTACATTTTCTTTGCCATCCTTTTACGATAACTTTAGCGAGGATGGGATTTTGGACGAAGACCTCAAGGCTGGGCATCAGCATGCGTTGCAGACCTTTTTGGATTCATTAAACTAA
- a CDS encoding penicillin acylase family protein has product MKTYKKILLVLAGLLLLVIIGVALFINSLKPDYGGEKSLPGLSSEVKTYFDPYGIPHVYADNEADALKALGYVHAQDRLWQMELLRRVAKGRLSEVFGKDMVKTDKFFLSLGIDEHTRETLQGLDKSSEPIVLSQAYLDGINAFIEEGPTPIEFYLTGIDKEPFTIEDVYNAVGYMAFSFAMAHKTDPFLTSLRNKLGDEYMKDLAIDSDSSTVWIKNYKGESVDTLGTQITASVDEALKKLPIPQFEGSNSWVIAPQKTKNGKVILANDPHIGFAQPSVWYEAHVSTPTYEKYGYHLAGVPFPLLGHDRKMAYGLTMFENDDIDFYYEETNPSDSTQYKTAEGWKTYQLVNKTIKVKDGEDVAFSYKKTHHGPVLNNIADQISGERPISMSWIYTKPKNMVMHALYGLSHAKNMEEFKSALPNIHAPGLNVMYGDAEGNVAWWATAKLYQMPDSLSTKFVLDGTSGKEEPLRYLDFSENPMAENPPWNYVYSANNQPDSIAGMLYPGYYLPENRAKRIVQLLDAKNDWDKESVSEMILDVTSPVNTEVVTELIKLFDVNKMTEEQLVMVDSLRNWNGKYSLTSTSPALYHRSLYFMVKNTVEDEMGPEMFKQFLSTHLFKRQIAWGASIERSKWWDNVNTPDVVETRQDMVMASFSDAWNSLVEDFGPDPSQWTWDKLHTLEHPHPFGQVESLRGYFNVGPFPVEGTREVINNLAFPYDSTGFYKVNSGPSTRRIIDFSDVENSISILPTGQSGNPFSEHYQDQAQMYVNGEFRKMMMNKQEIEETASSILIFR; this is encoded by the coding sequence GTGAAAACATACAAAAAGATTCTTCTTGTTCTAGCAGGATTACTTCTACTTGTAATTATTGGCGTAGCCTTATTTATCAACAGTCTTAAACCCGACTATGGAGGGGAAAAATCCCTTCCGGGTCTATCCTCCGAGGTAAAAACGTATTTTGACCCCTACGGAATCCCACATGTTTATGCCGACAATGAGGCGGATGCCTTAAAAGCACTTGGCTACGTGCACGCCCAGGACCGATTGTGGCAAATGGAGCTGTTGAGAAGGGTGGCCAAAGGAAGACTTTCGGAGGTGTTTGGCAAGGACATGGTAAAGACCGATAAGTTTTTTCTATCCCTTGGCATAGATGAGCATACCCGTGAAACTTTACAGGGATTGGACAAAAGCAGTGAGCCCATTGTGCTCTCACAAGCCTATTTGGATGGAATCAATGCCTTTATAGAAGAAGGTCCCACCCCCATAGAGTTTTACTTGACCGGGATAGATAAAGAACCTTTTACCATTGAAGATGTGTACAATGCGGTTGGGTATATGGCCTTTAGTTTTGCCATGGCCCATAAAACGGACCCGTTCCTAACCAGTCTTAGGAATAAATTGGGTGATGAGTATATGAAGGACTTGGCCATTGATTCCGATTCTTCCACCGTATGGATAAAAAACTACAAAGGAGAGTCCGTTGACACCTTGGGAACCCAAATTACCGCCAGTGTGGACGAGGCGTTGAAAAAACTGCCCATTCCCCAATTTGAAGGCAGCAATAGTTGGGTGATAGCGCCACAAAAAACCAAAAATGGCAAGGTCATCTTGGCAAACGACCCACATATTGGGTTTGCACAGCCATCCGTCTGGTACGAGGCACATGTAAGCACACCTACCTACGAAAAATATGGATATCATTTGGCAGGTGTTCCCTTTCCGTTATTGGGTCACGACCGAAAAATGGCGTATGGACTTACCATGTTCGAAAATGATGATATTGATTTTTACTATGAAGAAACCAATCCATCCGATAGCACACAATACAAAACAGCCGAAGGTTGGAAAACCTACCAATTAGTAAATAAGACCATAAAGGTTAAGGATGGTGAAGATGTGGCCTTTTCATACAAAAAAACACACCACGGTCCCGTGCTGAACAACATTGCGGACCAAATATCCGGTGAGCGGCCCATAAGCATGTCATGGATATATACTAAGCCCAAGAATATGGTGATGCATGCGCTATATGGGCTTAGTCATGCCAAAAACATGGAAGAGTTTAAAAGTGCCCTGCCCAATATCCATGCACCGGGACTTAACGTAATGTACGGCGATGCCGAGGGCAATGTAGCTTGGTGGGCCACAGCCAAACTTTATCAAATGCCAGACAGTTTGTCCACCAAATTTGTGTTGGATGGAACATCTGGAAAAGAGGAGCCTTTGAGATATCTGGATTTTTCTGAGAATCCAATGGCGGAAAACCCACCATGGAATTACGTCTACTCGGCCAATAATCAGCCCGATTCCATTGCGGGAATGTTATATCCCGGCTACTATTTGCCCGAAAACCGCGCCAAAAGGATAGTTCAGTTGTTGGATGCGAAAAACGACTGGGACAAGGAATCCGTTTCTGAAATGATATTGGACGTCACCTCACCCGTAAATACGGAAGTGGTCACGGAACTCATCAAATTGTTTGATGTCAACAAAATGACCGAAGAACAGCTGGTTATGGTGGATTCCCTAAGAAATTGGAACGGCAAGTATTCCTTGACCAGCACCAGTCCCGCTTTGTACCATCGAAGCCTCTATTTTATGGTAAAGAACACGGTCGAGGACGAAATGGGCCCTGAAATGTTCAAACAGTTTTTGTCCACCCATTTATTCAAAAGACAGATTGCTTGGGGTGCTTCCATAGAGCGTTCCAAATGGTGGGACAATGTCAATACGCCCGATGTAGTGGAAACCAGACAGGATATGGTCATGGCTTCCTTTTCCGATGCATGGAATTCGTTGGTGGAAGATTTCGGACCCGATCCCAGCCAATGGACATGGGATAAACTACATACGCTGGAGCATCCACACCCATTTGGGCAAGTAGAATCCTTACGAGGCTATTTCAACGTAGGTCCATTTCCTGTGGAAGGCACTCGAGAAGTAATCAACAACCTTGCTTTTCCCTATGACAGCACAGGTTTTTACAAAGTAAATTCGGGTCCATCCACTCGGAGGATCATCGATTTTTCCGATGTAGAGAACAGCATCAGCATCTTGCCCACGGGCCAGTCGGGAAATCCGTTCAGCGAGCATTATCAGGATCAAGCCCAAATGTATGTGAATGGGGAGTTCCGTAAAATGATGATGAACAAGCAGGAAATTGAAGAAACTGCATCATCCATTTTGATCTTTCGTTAA
- a CDS encoding cytochrome c biogenesis protein CcdA has product MRLLVLFFGLLFIGTGTALAQTDENPAVWSHEVRQLSDTEYELVFKGKIMEGWHVYSQHTAEGGALPSEFTFEKAGEDYELVGVTEESETITEYSDIFEVDETFFKEEAIFTQKIKLLDPEANQISVNLFYQICKEVCLPVDEFFQISLDGSGFVAEETSLDERSVALGESLKVDLKNKELLQQDGVTDSEGKSNLWMIFGLGFIGGLIALLTPCVFPMIPLTVSFFTKQTKQKSKGIANALLYGFFIVLIYFLLSLPFHLFNSVDSQILNTIATNIWLNVFFFVIFVFFAFSFFGYYELTLPSSWANKMDSASSKVGGGLGIFFMALTLAIVSFSCTGPILGGLLGSTTLAEGNVATNLTSGMVGFGLALALPFALFAMFPAWLNSLPKSGGWMTTVKVVLGFLELALAFKFLSNADLVGNWGILKREIFVGIWVVLFVLMTLYLFGLFRFPHDGPKKNLSPSRKIVGLISFAFTVYLVLGLFKVTSLKLLSGFPPPGFYSVVETESDCPLGLDCFKDFEEGVAYAKEVNKPILLDFTGWACVNCRKMEENVWSDPNVYPLLKDEYVLISLYVDDRKELPDSEKFDFKYDSGRVKAIETIGQKWGTFQTINFNAASQPYYVLMSPELEILNEAVQYVDVDTYEDWLKSGLEKHQLSMNK; this is encoded by the coding sequence ATGAGATTATTGGTACTCTTTTTTGGACTATTGTTTATTGGTACAGGCACTGCTCTGGCCCAAACGGATGAAAATCCTGCGGTTTGGAGCCACGAGGTTCGCCAACTATCGGATACCGAATATGAACTGGTGTTCAAGGGAAAAATTATGGAGGGATGGCATGTATATTCCCAACATACGGCCGAAGGTGGTGCCCTGCCCAGTGAGTTTACTTTTGAAAAAGCAGGGGAAGACTATGAATTGGTCGGGGTCACTGAGGAGAGTGAGACCATCACCGAATACAGCGATATTTTTGAAGTGGACGAGACCTTCTTTAAAGAAGAGGCCATTTTTACCCAGAAAATAAAACTCCTCGACCCAGAGGCGAATCAAATTTCCGTCAACCTCTTTTATCAGATTTGCAAGGAGGTGTGTCTCCCCGTAGATGAGTTCTTCCAAATTTCGTTGGATGGAAGCGGTTTTGTGGCAGAAGAGACATCCTTGGATGAACGAAGTGTGGCCTTGGGCGAATCGCTAAAGGTTGATTTAAAGAACAAGGAACTGCTCCAACAAGATGGAGTGACCGATTCCGAAGGCAAATCCAACCTTTGGATGATTTTTGGGCTTGGGTTTATAGGTGGACTTATAGCCTTGTTGACGCCCTGCGTTTTCCCCATGATTCCGCTAACAGTTTCTTTTTTTACCAAACAGACCAAGCAGAAATCCAAGGGGATTGCCAATGCCTTGCTCTATGGATTTTTCATTGTGTTGATTTATTTCTTGTTGAGTTTACCGTTCCATTTGTTCAATTCGGTGGACTCCCAAATATTGAATACCATCGCCACCAATATATGGCTTAACGTGTTCTTCTTCGTCATTTTTGTGTTCTTTGCCTTTTCTTTTTTCGGTTACTACGAACTGACCTTACCAAGCTCTTGGGCCAATAAGATGGATTCGGCATCCTCCAAAGTAGGAGGGGGATTGGGCATCTTTTTTATGGCCTTGACCTTGGCCATTGTTTCATTTTCCTGTACGGGACCAATTTTGGGTGGACTCTTGGGCAGTACCACCTTGGCAGAAGGAAATGTGGCGACCAATTTAACTTCCGGGATGGTCGGTTTTGGTTTGGCCTTGGCCCTGCCTTTTGCCTTGTTTGCAATGTTCCCGGCTTGGTTGAATTCGCTGCCTAAATCAGGGGGATGGATGACTACGGTGAAAGTGGTGTTGGGCTTCTTGGAGCTGGCTTTGGCCTTCAAATTCTTATCCAACGCCGATTTAGTGGGGAATTGGGGCATTCTGAAACGGGAAATATTCGTAGGCATTTGGGTGGTCCTGTTTGTATTGATGACCCTTTATTTATTCGGATTGTTCAGGTTTCCGCATGATGGTCCCAAAAAGAATTTGTCTCCTTCCAGAAAGATTGTTGGGCTGATAAGCTTTGCTTTTACCGTGTACTTGGTACTTGGGCTATTCAAAGTAACTTCTTTGAAATTGTTGAGTGGATTTCCGCCTCCCGGCTTTTATAGTGTAGTGGAAACCGAAAGCGATTGTCCGTTGGGCTTGGACTGTTTTAAGGATTTTGAAGAAGGCGTTGCTTATGCAAAGGAAGTAAACAAGCCCATTTTGCTCGATTTTACGGGATGGGCCTGTGTGAATTGCAGAAAAATGGAAGAAAATGTGTGGAGTGACCCTAATGTGTATCCTTTACTGAAGGATGAATACGTGCTCATTTCCCTCTATGTGGATGATAGGAAGGAATTGCCCGATTCCGAAAAATTCGATTTTAAATACGATTCAGGACGGGTAAAGGCCATTGAAACCATCGGACAAAAGTGGGGTACCTTCCAAACCATCAATTTTAATGCGGCATCGCAGCCCTATTATGTGCTTATGTCACCCGAATTGGAGATATTGAACGAAGCTGTGCAGTATGTGGATGTGGACACCTACGAAGATTGGTTAAAATCCGGTTTGGAAAAACATCAGCTATCCATGAACAAATAA
- the tilS gene encoding tRNA lysidine(34) synthetase TilS, producing MLQKFKQHINESFSFLKEKKLLIACSGGVDSMVLAHLCAAAELTIALAHCNFGLRGKESDGDAEFVKNWAVAKGVTCFIKHFDVEGYLENHGGSVQMAARELRYQWFAELLDAEGFDYVLTAHHADDNLETFLINLSRGTGIAGLTGIPQQNDKIVRPLLPFSQDDILGYAKSSGVAWREDSSNASSKYLRNKIRHQIVPVLKELHPTFLQNFRSTQKHLGQTNDLVSQYIQTLQSELFEPQGEVFRINIAKLKALQPLGAHLYHLFQGYGFTEWGDVEGLLSATSGKQVVSKTHILLKDRDYLLLSPKENRVNKSYPVYLDETPTKLPIPLKVESVEKVEKEGKHVVFLDKEKLNPPLLLRNWEKGDYFYPFGMQGKKKLSKFFKDEKMDVFSKGKQWLLCSGDDIVWVVGKRADQRFKVGESTREIIKITQLL from the coding sequence ATGCTCCAGAAGTTCAAGCAACACATCAACGAAAGTTTTTCTTTTCTAAAAGAAAAGAAGCTGTTAATTGCCTGTAGTGGAGGAGTGGACAGCATGGTATTGGCGCATTTGTGTGCGGCTGCTGAATTAACGATTGCGCTGGCCCACTGCAACTTTGGACTTCGCGGCAAGGAGAGCGATGGTGATGCGGAATTTGTAAAAAATTGGGCAGTTGCCAAAGGAGTGACCTGTTTTATAAAGCATTTTGATGTGGAAGGCTACTTGGAAAACCACGGCGGTTCCGTACAAATGGCAGCGCGTGAACTACGCTACCAATGGTTTGCCGAGCTTTTGGATGCTGAGGGCTTTGATTATGTGCTGACAGCGCACCACGCGGATGACAATCTAGAAACATTTTTGATCAATTTATCTCGTGGCACCGGAATTGCTGGACTCACGGGTATCCCGCAGCAAAATGATAAAATTGTAAGGCCGTTATTGCCCTTTTCCCAAGACGATATTTTGGGATATGCCAAATCCAGCGGTGTTGCATGGAGAGAGGATAGCAGTAATGCAAGCAGCAAATACCTCAGAAACAAAATCCGTCATCAAATAGTACCGGTGCTCAAGGAGCTGCACCCGACTTTTTTGCAAAATTTCCGGTCTACACAAAAGCATTTGGGTCAAACCAACGACTTGGTAAGTCAATATATCCAAACACTGCAATCCGAACTGTTCGAGCCACAAGGTGAGGTGTTTAGGATTAACATAGCAAAACTTAAAGCGTTACAGCCCTTGGGAGCCCATTTATACCATCTGTTTCAGGGATATGGGTTTACGGAATGGGGCGATGTGGAAGGACTGCTTTCGGCAACAAGCGGAAAGCAAGTGGTTTCCAAAACGCATATTTTGCTCAAGGATCGAGATTATCTGTTGCTGTCTCCAAAAGAAAATAGGGTAAATAAATCCTATCCTGTCTATTTGGATGAAACCCCAACGAAATTACCGATACCATTGAAAGTGGAGTCGGTCGAAAAAGTAGAAAAAGAAGGGAAACATGTGGTCTTTTTGGATAAGGAAAAGTTAAACCCACCGTTATTGTTAAGAAATTGGGAAAAAGGCGACTATTTTTATCCCTTCGGGATGCAGGGCAAAAAAAAACTGTCCAAGTTTTTCAAGGATGAAAAAATGGATGTGTTTTCCAAAGGAAAACAATGGTTGCTTTGTTCTGGAGACGATATTGTTTGGGTCGTGGGCAAACGGGCCGATCAGCGTTTTAAGGTAGGGGAATCGACCCGTGAAATAATTAAGATTACACAGTTGCTATGA
- a CDS encoding anthranilate synthase component I family protein yields the protein MRTHRSFKIHSVQQCKESLLQWSRNYGHVVWLDSNSHHEPYSSFEACLAVGASTFCNDLEEIESFLNHTPDWLFGYFSYDVKNVLEDLTSSHVDDLDFPMIQFFQPQKLIVVANGQLHFKYLDTYDYEIDADFAEICDNKDQASVQESHGPIKIKMRIHKDAYFEKAQQFLGHIHRGDIYEANFCQEFYAEDYALDPWATYQRLNRISEPPFAAFARFSDHYLMCASPERYLKKIGAKVISQPIKGTARRGEGKREDEQIKKELSADKKERSENIMITDLVRNDLSKSAIKGSVKVEELCEPYSFKQVHQLISTVAAEVSENKPSVELIKETFPMGSMTGAPKISAMKIIEDLEETKRGLYSGTVGYFDPNGDFDFNVVIRSILYNASKKYVSYSVGSAITAQSDPEKEYQECLLKAKAMRLVLEEG from the coding sequence TTGCGGACGCATCGGTCATTCAAGATACATTCGGTACAGCAGTGCAAGGAATCCTTGCTCCAATGGTCCAGGAACTATGGACACGTAGTTTGGTTGGACAGTAACTCCCATCACGAACCATATTCCAGTTTTGAGGCCTGCCTCGCCGTTGGTGCATCAACATTTTGCAACGACTTAGAAGAAATCGAATCATTTTTAAATCATACACCAGATTGGCTTTTTGGCTATTTTTCATATGATGTAAAAAATGTATTGGAAGATTTGACTTCCTCCCATGTGGATGATCTGGATTTTCCAATGATACAATTCTTTCAGCCCCAAAAGCTCATAGTAGTAGCGAATGGTCAACTCCATTTTAAGTATTTGGACACTTATGATTATGAAATTGATGCTGATTTTGCAGAAATCTGCGACAATAAAGACCAAGCCAGTGTTCAAGAGTCCCACGGACCCATCAAAATAAAGATGCGAATCCATAAGGATGCTTATTTTGAAAAAGCGCAGCAATTTTTGGGACACATTCATCGCGGCGATATCTATGAGGCCAATTTTTGTCAGGAATTTTATGCAGAGGATTATGCGTTGGACCCCTGGGCGACCTACCAAAGGTTGAATAGGATTTCGGAACCACCTTTTGCAGCTTTTGCGCGATTTTCGGACCATTATCTCATGTGCGCCTCGCCAGAGCGCTATCTTAAAAAGATAGGTGCAAAAGTGATTTCACAACCCATAAAAGGTACCGCTCGAAGAGGTGAAGGCAAACGTGAGGACGAGCAGATTAAAAAAGAGCTGAGTGCGGACAAAAAGGAACGTTCGGAGAACATTATGATCACCGACTTGGTGCGCAACGACCTTTCCAAAAGTGCCATCAAAGGTTCGGTTAAAGTGGAAGAACTTTGTGAACCCTATTCTTTCAAACAGGTGCATCAATTGATTTCGACCGTTGCGGCTGAGGTTTCGGAAAACAAACCATCTGTTGAACTCATCAAGGAAACGTTTCCTATGGGCAGCATGACAGGGGCCCCGAAAATATCGGCCATGAAGATCATCGAAGATTTGGAAGAGACCAAACGGGGATTATACAGCGGTACGGTAGGCTATTTTGACCCAAACGGCGATTTTGATTTCAATGTGGTTATCCGAAGCATTTTGTACAACGCTTCCAAAAAATACGTCTCTTATTCTGTTGGGAGTGCCATCACGGCACAATCGGACCCCGAAAAGGAATATCAGGAGTGCCTGCTCAAAGCCAAAGCCATGCGCTTGGTTTTGGAGGAGGGATAA
- the lpdA gene encoding dihydrolipoyl dehydrogenase translates to MNQYDVAIIGSGPGGYVAAIRCAQLGMKTAIIEKYATLGGTCLNVGCIPSKALLDSSHHYEDAVKHFEEHGIEIPGEVKVNLEQMIARKQGVVDQTTKGIEFLMSKNKIDVYHGVGSFKDATHVHIAKEDGEETIEAKNIIIATGSKPASLPFIEIDKERIITSTEALKLKEVPKHMIVIGGGVIGLELGQVYKRLGAEVTVVEYMDRIIPGMDGALSKELTKVMKKQKVKFNLSHKVKSVERKGDEVIVKADDKKGEEVTLKGDYCLVSVGRKPYTDGLNAEAAGVKLDDRGRVEVNEHLQTNVSNIYAIGDVVKGAMLAHKAEEEGTMVAELLAGQKPHIDYNLIPGVVYTWPEVAAVGKTEEQLKEEGVEYKSGQFPMRALGRARASMDIDGFVKILADKKTDEVLGIHMIGARCADLIAEGVTAMEFRASAEDISRMSHAHPTFAEAVKEAALAATDDRALHV, encoded by the coding sequence ATGAATCAATATGATGTAGCCATCATCGGCTCAGGACCAGGAGGCTATGTGGCGGCCATTCGTTGTGCCCAATTGGGAATGAAAACGGCCATAATAGAAAAATATGCAACCTTGGGCGGTACTTGCCTTAATGTGGGATGTATCCCTTCCAAGGCATTGTTGGACTCTTCTCACCATTATGAAGATGCCGTAAAGCATTTTGAAGAACACGGTATTGAAATTCCGGGAGAGGTAAAGGTCAATTTGGAACAAATGATCGCCCGTAAACAGGGCGTTGTGGACCAAACCACCAAGGGCATCGAGTTTTTGATGAGCAAAAATAAAATCGATGTGTACCATGGAGTTGGGAGCTTTAAGGATGCCACCCATGTCCATATTGCCAAAGAGGATGGAGAGGAAACCATTGAGGCCAAGAACATCATTATCGCAACAGGTTCCAAACCTGCGTCCTTGCCATTTATCGAAATTGACAAAGAACGCATTATTACTTCCACCGAGGCCTTAAAACTCAAAGAAGTTCCAAAGCACATGATTGTCATTGGCGGTGGTGTTATTGGTCTGGAATTGGGTCAGGTGTACAAGCGTTTGGGAGCAGAGGTTACTGTGGTCGAATACATGGACCGAATCATCCCTGGGATGGACGGTGCCCTTTCCAAAGAGTTGACCAAGGTGATGAAAAAACAAAAGGTAAAGTTCAATCTATCCCACAAGGTGAAATCTGTGGAGCGTAAAGGCGATGAGGTCATTGTAAAGGCAGATGACAAAAAGGGTGAAGAGGTTACACTTAAAGGTGATTACTGCTTGGTAAGTGTTGGCCGAAAACCGTACACGGACGGATTAAATGCCGAAGCAGCTGGAGTAAAGCTGGATGATAGAGGTCGCGTTGAAGTAAACGAGCATCTACAGACCAATGTTTCCAATATCTACGCCATTGGAGACGTGGTGAAAGGAGCGATGTTGGCACACAAAGCGGAAGAAGAGGGCACCATGGTTGCCGAACTATTGGCCGGACAAAAGCCACACATCGATTACAATTTGATTCCCGGGGTCGTGTATACTTGGCCGGAAGTTGCAGCGGTTGGAAAAACCGAGGAGCAATTGAAGGAAGAAGGAGTCGAATACAAATCAGGACAGTTTCCCATGCGCGCATTGGGCAGGGCCCGTGCCAGTATGGACATTGACGGCTTTGTGAAAATTCTTGCCGACAAGAAAACCGATGAGGTACTGGGCATTCATATGATCGGGGCACGTTGCGCCGATCTGATTGCCGAAGGCGTTACCGCGATGGAATTCAGGGCTTCGGCCGAGGATATTTCCAGAATGAGCCATGCACACCCAACTTTTGCGGAGGCCGTTAAGGAAGCTGCCTTGGCCGCTACCGACGACAGGGCATTGCATGTGTAA